A region of Paenimyroides aestuarii DNA encodes the following proteins:
- the gcvT gene encoding glycine cleavage system aminomethyltransferase GcvT, whose translation MKQVPLNDVHVALGAKMVPFAGFNMPVQYEGVNIEHETVRNNVGVFDVSHMGLFKISGDKALDLVQRVTSNDAAVLVPGKAQYSYLPNDKGGIVDDIITYKLNDTEYLMVVNASNIDKDFEWISSQNTMNAAFENLSDQYSLLAIQGPKANDAMQLLTNIDLEELKFYTFEVGTFAGIDDVIVSATGYTGSGGIEIYAKNEDIVHIWNEVLIAGKSFGIKPIGLAARDTLRLEMGYCLYGNEINDTTSPIAAGLGWVTKFTKDFVNSENIKADKENGVATKLIGFELIDRGIPRHDYEIVDAAGNIIGHVTSGTQSPSLNKGVGMGYVNKEFAKEGTEIFIRIRKNDVKAQVVKTPFYKK comes from the coding sequence ATGAAACAAGTACCTTTAAATGACGTTCACGTTGCTTTAGGAGCAAAAATGGTTCCTTTCGCAGGATTTAATATGCCGGTTCAATACGAAGGCGTAAATATTGAACATGAAACGGTGAGAAACAATGTGGGTGTTTTTGATGTATCGCACATGGGATTATTTAAAATTTCGGGCGATAAAGCTTTAGATTTGGTTCAAAGAGTAACAAGTAACGATGCTGCTGTTTTGGTTCCCGGAAAAGCGCAATACAGCTATTTACCAAACGATAAAGGGGGAATTGTTGACGATATAATCACTTATAAATTAAACGATACGGAATATTTAATGGTTGTAAATGCATCGAACATTGATAAAGATTTTGAATGGATTTCTTCTCAAAACACAATGAATGCTGCATTTGAAAATTTATCAGATCAATATTCTTTATTGGCAATTCAGGGGCCAAAAGCCAACGATGCCATGCAATTATTAACAAATATTGATTTGGAAGAGTTGAAATTTTATACGTTTGAAGTGGGAACTTTTGCAGGAATTGATGACGTTATTGTTTCGGCAACGGGTTACACAGGATCAGGCGGTATTGAAATTTATGCTAAAAATGAAGATATAGTACATATTTGGAACGAGGTGTTGATAGCGGGTAAATCATTCGGCATTAAACCAATTGGATTGGCAGCACGCGATACCTTACGTTTAGAAATGGGTTATTGTTTGTACGGAAATGAAATTAACGATACCACTTCGCCAATTGCAGCAGGATTAGGTTGGGTTACCAAATTCACCAAAGATTTTGTGAACAGCGAAAACATTAAAGCTGATAAAGAAAACGGTGTAGCCACAAAATTGATCGGTTTTGAATTGATTGACCGCGGCATTCCGCGTCACGATTATGAAATTGTTGATGCAGCAGGAAACATTATTGGGCATGTTACTTCTGGAACACAATCTCCGTCTTTAAACAAAGGAGTAGGGATGGGGTATGTAAACAAAGAGTTTGCAAAAGAAGGAACAGAAATTTTTATTCGCATCCGTAAAAACGATGTAAAAGCTCAAGTTGTTAAAACACCTTTTTATAAGAAATAA
- a CDS encoding heavy metal translocating P-type ATPase, producing the protein MKTRYKINEMTCSGCQAKVMEALQTFADNVEVSLHPAEAVIESNKRIDLEDLQHALSKKGPYTIQEITISANGAEELSEIAHHAVHSHNNNNEPPKQLEHLKGKYYCPMLCEGDKVYESNVGCPICGMDLVQIGGSTNNNEEQNHLKKLLIQSAIITIPVFFIAMFGMSHNSFIYKILPYNVALWLQFIGATSVLFLGRKYLKRAYISFKTWNLNMFSLIGLGAIAAYLFSVYVLLNLHTFHTNDHLPIYFESVAVIFTLMILGQWLEARAHQKTKSSLEHLLHLVPQKATLLINGSTTEIAIDKVQIGDELLVKPGEKIPVDGIILSGKTSVNEALLTGEPLPVNKEGNDEVLAGSINTDQSFTMKATRIGQTTTIAQIVEMVNKASLSRAPIQRLADKISGYFVPIVVLIALLTFIYWGFISTEASLLFGLQNAIAVLIIACPCALGLATPVSISVGIGKGAEYGILIKKAEALELLQKTNVIITDKTGTLTEGKPSLEQIIPMKNFSEEQLIKITADLNANSEHPIAKAFTDKAIDQDIAFKPTKMVANVQGKGVQGMINGKKVLLGNEALLKQNRLEISLEIKSKVTEIQNQGKTVSYIAINNEVVGLAVIHDALKPEVKETIAYLHSKNIKIIMLTGDHQLTANAIANQIAIDEVFAQQLPQDKLAMIESIQKEGKIIAMIGDGINDAPALAKADVGIAMGSGSDLAQDFAKITLLNNSFSNLKKAYNLSTHVMKNIQQNLFFAFVYNVVGVAFAAGVFYYAIGMLLSPMIAALAMCLSSVSVIANALRLRNVKL; encoded by the coding sequence ATGAAAACCCGATATAAAATAAACGAGATGACATGCAGCGGCTGCCAAGCAAAAGTTATGGAAGCCTTGCAAACCTTTGCTGATAACGTAGAAGTGAGCCTGCATCCTGCTGAAGCTGTTATAGAATCAAACAAACGAATTGATTTGGAAGATTTGCAGCATGCACTTTCAAAAAAAGGTCCTTATACCATTCAAGAAATTACTATAAGCGCAAATGGGGCTGAAGAACTCTCTGAAATTGCCCATCATGCGGTTCACAGCCACAACAATAATAACGAACCACCAAAACAATTAGAGCATTTGAAGGGTAAATATTATTGCCCAATGCTGTGCGAAGGCGATAAGGTTTATGAAAGCAATGTAGGCTGCCCAATTTGCGGAATGGATTTGGTTCAAATTGGCGGTTCAACCAATAATAACGAGGAACAAAATCATTTAAAAAAGCTATTGATACAATCTGCAATCATAACCATTCCTGTGTTTTTTATTGCGATGTTTGGGATGAGTCACAATAGTTTTATCTACAAAATACTTCCGTACAATGTTGCGCTTTGGTTGCAATTTATTGGTGCAACTAGCGTGTTGTTTTTGGGAAGAAAATATTTAAAACGTGCGTATATATCCTTTAAAACCTGGAATTTAAACATGTTCAGTTTAATTGGTTTAGGAGCAATTGCTGCTTATTTATTTTCGGTTTATGTACTTTTAAATCTGCATACATTTCACACAAACGATCATTTACCTATTTATTTTGAAAGTGTTGCCGTAATTTTTACACTGATGATTTTAGGACAATGGTTAGAAGCCCGTGCGCATCAAAAAACCAAGTCATCATTAGAACATTTATTGCATCTTGTACCACAAAAAGCAACCCTTTTAATCAATGGAAGTACAACTGAAATTGCTATCGATAAAGTACAGATTGGCGATGAGTTGTTAGTGAAACCTGGCGAGAAAATTCCTGTTGACGGAATTATACTGTCTGGGAAAACATCTGTAAACGAAGCATTATTGACAGGCGAACCTTTACCTGTAAACAAAGAAGGAAACGATGAGGTTTTGGCAGGAAGCATCAATACCGATCAATCTTTTACCATGAAAGCAACCCGAATTGGCCAAACAACAACAATTGCACAGATTGTTGAAATGGTGAACAAAGCCAGTCTTTCGCGTGCACCGATTCAACGTTTAGCCGATAAAATATCGGGTTATTTTGTACCAATCGTCGTTTTAATTGCACTCTTAACTTTTATCTATTGGGGATTTATTTCAACAGAAGCATCGCTTTTATTTGGTTTACAAAACGCCATTGCGGTATTAATCATTGCGTGTCCGTGTGCATTGGGATTGGCTACGCCAGTTTCTATTTCGGTGGGCATTGGAAAAGGAGCCGAATACGGAATCCTTATAAAAAAAGCCGAAGCTTTGGAATTGTTGCAGAAAACAAATGTAATTATAACCGACAAAACCGGAACGCTAACCGAAGGAAAACCATCGTTGGAACAAATTATTCCGATGAAAAATTTTTCTGAAGAACAATTGATTAAAATTACTGCCGATTTGAATGCAAACAGCGAACACCCAATTGCCAAAGCATTTACCGATAAAGCAATAGATCAAGATATTGCCTTTAAACCAACAAAAATGGTGGCAAATGTTCAAGGAAAAGGCGTGCAGGGGATGATAAACGGCAAAAAAGTTTTGTTAGGTAACGAAGCATTGCTCAAGCAAAATCGTTTAGAAATATCGTTAGAAATAAAATCGAAAGTAACCGAAATTCAAAATCAAGGAAAAACAGTTTCATACATCGCTATAAACAATGAAGTGGTTGGTTTGGCTGTTATTCACGATGCTCTAAAACCCGAAGTGAAAGAAACCATAGCGTATCTTCATTCAAAAAACATAAAAATCATCATGTTAACGGGCGATCATCAGTTAACAGCAAACGCTATTGCAAACCAAATAGCAATTGATGAAGTTTTTGCGCAACAGCTTCCTCAAGATAAATTAGCCATGATTGAATCCATCCAAAAAGAAGGAAAAATCATTGCTATGATTGGCGACGGAATCAACGATGCGCCCGCACTTGCAAAAGCTGACGTGGGTATTGCAATGGGCAGTGGGTCAGACTTGGCACAAGATTTTGCTAAAATCACGCTGCTAAACAATTCCTTTTCAAATTTAAAAAAAGCATATAACCTTAGCACACACGTTATGAAAAACATTCAGCAAAACCTATTTTTCGCTTTTGTTTACAATGTGGTGGGCGTAGCATTTGCAGCCGGAGTGTTCTATTACGCAATTGGGATGTTGCTTTCACCCATGATTGCTGCTTTGGCAATGTGTTTAAGTTCGGTTTCGGTAATTGCAAATGCGTTGCGTTTGCGAAATGTGAAATTATAA
- a CDS encoding TetR family transcriptional regulator C-terminal domain-containing protein gives MKKEISITEDKIFELYSDYILTHGEQPKSVYQFAKENKFEEQKFYTFFTSFDQVEKHILVKLFSKSIELAEDVNNAEGMTSKEKLLNVYYIFFENLTMNRSLVLMILGKHKLPLSKNLLSLKKIHQEYIKTLDFSSWEILEKAKEDIKNTHEQIRENVLWLHLVSAIEFWKNDFSPDFEKTDIFIEKTIDTGFELMDNEPLRKVFDLGKFLWKEKFNRS, from the coding sequence ATGAAAAAAGAAATTTCCATTACAGAAGACAAAATTTTCGAGTTATATTCGGATTATATTCTTACCCATGGTGAACAGCCCAAAAGTGTATATCAATTCGCTAAAGAAAATAAGTTTGAAGAGCAAAAATTCTATACTTTTTTTACAAGTTTTGATCAAGTTGAAAAACATATTTTGGTCAAACTTTTTAGTAAATCTATAGAATTAGCAGAAGATGTAAACAATGCAGAGGGTATGACTTCAAAAGAAAAACTCCTGAATGTTTACTATATCTTTTTTGAAAACCTTACCATGAATCGTTCGCTGGTTTTGATGATTTTAGGTAAGCACAAATTACCTCTTTCTAAAAATTTGCTTTCACTGAAAAAAATCCATCAGGAATATATCAAAACATTGGATTTTAGTTCTTGGGAAATCTTAGAGAAAGCCAAGGAGGACATTAAAAATACCCATGAGCAAATACGTGAAAATGTGTTGTGGTTGCATCTCGTTTCTGCCATTGAATTTTGGAAAAATGACTTTTCTCCGGATTTTGAAAAAACTGATATTTTCATCGAAAAAACCATTGACACAGGTTTTGAACTGATGGACAATGAACCGTTGAGAAAAGTTTTCGACCTTGGAAAGTTTCTTTGGAAGGAAAAATTTAATAGGAGTTAA
- a CDS encoding ABC1 kinase family protein has translation MKTLDKIPTGKIERTSSLLKAGAKVGVNYLKYYGNKITKEEEEARKILNEDNATDIYDSLKELKGSALKVAQMLSMEKNILPVEYVEKFSLSQFSVPPLSGALVKKTFRKYFGKNPEDIFDEFSAESVNAASIGQVHTAKKDGKKLAVKIQYPGVRESISSDLKMVKPIAMKMFNIKKEGSESYFQEVEDKLFEETDYNLELKRSQHFAEECSHLPNVNFPHYYPEFSCEKIITMDWMSGIHFSEFTKKQNSQEDLNKIGQTLWDFYMYQMHILKKVHADPHPGNFLISENKELLVIDFGCIKEIPEDFYIPYFELAKEENLKNPEIFREKLFILEILREDDSEKEKEFFAKLFYELLELFTRPFNQEKFDFSDESFFQEIADLGQKYAKASDMKGMNTNRGSRHFIYLNRTFFGLYNMMHDLKAKDVAINNFKNYFK, from the coding sequence ATGAAAACATTAGATAAAATTCCCACAGGAAAAATTGAGCGGACAAGCAGCCTTTTGAAAGCAGGGGCAAAAGTCGGAGTTAATTACCTGAAATATTACGGAAATAAAATCACGAAAGAGGAAGAGGAAGCCCGCAAAATCCTGAATGAAGATAACGCAACAGATATTTACGATTCGTTAAAAGAATTGAAAGGTTCCGCGCTGAAAGTTGCTCAAATGCTGAGTATGGAAAAAAATATTCTTCCGGTGGAATATGTAGAGAAATTCTCACTTTCGCAGTTTTCGGTTCCGCCTTTGTCGGGTGCTTTAGTGAAGAAAACTTTCCGAAAATATTTCGGGAAAAATCCGGAAGATATTTTTGATGAATTTTCCGCCGAATCGGTTAATGCAGCGAGTATCGGACAGGTTCATACCGCAAAAAAAGACGGCAAAAAACTTGCGGTCAAAATTCAGTATCCCGGCGTAAGAGAAAGTATTTCGAGCGACCTTAAAATGGTAAAACCGATTGCGATGAAGATGTTCAACATCAAAAAAGAGGGTTCGGAATCTTACTTTCAGGAAGTGGAAGACAAATTGTTTGAGGAAACCGATTATAATCTGGAACTCAAACGCAGTCAGCATTTTGCAGAAGAATGCAGTCATCTTCCGAATGTAAATTTTCCACATTATTATCCTGAATTTTCATGTGAGAAAATCATTACGATGGATTGGATGTCGGGAATTCATTTTTCGGAATTTACTAAAAAACAGAATTCGCAGGAAGATTTGAATAAAATCGGACAGACGCTTTGGGATTTTTATATGTATCAGATGCATATTCTAAAAAAGGTTCACGCCGATCCGCATCCGGGAAATTTCCTGATTTCTGAAAACAAGGAATTGTTGGTTATCGATTTTGGCTGTATCAAAGAGATTCCGGAAGATTTTTACATTCCGTATTTTGAGCTGGCAAAAGAAGAAAATTTAAAGAATCCTGAAATTTTCCGTGAGAAATTATTTATTCTGGAAATTTTGCGTGAAGATGATTCAGAAAAAGAAAAAGAGTTTTTTGCCAAATTATTCTACGAATTGCTGGAACTATTTACAAGACCATTTAATCAGGAAAAATTTGATTTTTCGGATGAGTCTTTCTTTCAGGAGATTGCCGATTTGGGACAAAAATATGCGAAAGCAAGTGATATGAAGGGAATGAATACCAACCGTGGTTCCCGACATTTTATTTACCTGAACCGAACGTTTTTCGGTTTGTATAATATGATGCACGATTTGAAAGCGAAAGATGTAGCAATTAATAATTTTAAAAACTATTTTAAGTGA
- a CDS encoding DUF2256 domain-containing protein — MPSQLPSKICEVCGLPFNWRKKWKKNWDEVKYCSERCRKNKKSTSSGSPKI, encoded by the coding sequence ATGCCTTCACAATTACCCTCCAAAATCTGTGAAGTCTGTGGACTGCCTTTTAACTGGCGGAAAAAGTGGAAGAAAAACTGGGACGAAGTAAAATATTGCAGCGAAAGATGCCGGAAAAACAAAAAATCAACATCCTCTGGTTCACCAAAGATTTGA
- a CDS encoding DASH family cryptochrome, producing the protein MPEKQKINILWFTKDLRTSDSESLYKAMQEDLPFLALYVFDADFFVQKQFGFRKIGKYRTKFLLESVEDLKQNLAKQKIPFLIKYGKTEDVFKEISEEFEIVKIFCQEEWTKEEVELQAKIEKAIPNAIWEKSYSQFLVHPLFVFKTLDKIPMLFTSFRQKIEKNLLIRPEFESEDLMYDKPEIHFKSDTISLKSLCFEDFETDERTAFPFSGGENEALKRLHHYFSETQNLSQYKQTRNGLVGRDYSSKFSAWLSDGSLSSVTIYYEIKKYEEEFGANDSTYWLIFELLWRDFFRYISLQYKDLIFWKNGINHQKYFVENNKALIQKWKNGKTDSDFVNANMLELKNTGWMSNRGRQNVASYFCKILKQDWRIGAAYFEEMLIDYDVHSNYGNWVYLAGVGNDNRDRTFNPEKQAEMFDSNQKFRRLWLKK; encoded by the coding sequence ATGCCGGAAAAACAAAAAATCAACATCCTCTGGTTCACCAAAGATTTGAGAACGAGCGATTCAGAATCCTTGTACAAAGCGATGCAGGAAGATTTACCTTTTCTTGCGCTGTATGTTTTTGACGCTGATTTTTTTGTTCAAAAACAGTTTGGTTTCAGAAAAATCGGAAAATACCGTACGAAATTTCTGCTGGAAAGTGTAGAAGATTTAAAGCAGAATTTAGCGAAACAGAAGATTCCTTTTTTAATCAAATACGGCAAAACAGAAGATGTTTTCAAAGAAATTTCCGAGGAATTTGAAATCGTGAAGATTTTCTGTCAGGAAGAATGGACAAAGGAAGAAGTTGAATTACAAGCTAAAATTGAAAAAGCAATTCCGAACGCCATTTGGGAAAAATCGTATTCACAGTTTCTGGTTCATCCGCTTTTTGTTTTTAAAACTTTGGATAAAATTCCGATGCTTTTTACCAGTTTTAGACAAAAAATTGAAAAAAATCTGCTGATTCGCCCTGAATTTGAATCGGAAGATCTGATGTACGATAAACCAGAAATTCATTTTAAAAGCGATACCATTTCGTTAAAATCGCTCTGTTTTGAAGATTTTGAAACGGACGAAAGAACTGCTTTTCCTTTTTCGGGCGGAGAAAATGAAGCATTGAAAAGATTGCATCATTATTTCTCGGAAACGCAGAATCTGAGTCAATACAAGCAAACCCGAAACGGTTTGGTGGGAAGAGATTACAGTTCAAAGTTTTCGGCTTGGCTGTCGGACGGAAGTCTTTCTTCTGTCACGATTTACTATGAAATTAAGAAATATGAAGAGGAATTCGGAGCCAATGATTCGACCTATTGGTTGATTTTTGAATTGCTTTGGCGGGATTTTTTCAGATATATTTCTTTGCAGTACAAGGATTTGATTTTTTGGAAAAACGGAATTAATCATCAAAAGTATTTCGTTGAAAACAATAAAGCATTGATTCAAAAATGGAAGAATGGAAAAACGGATTCCGATTTTGTGAATGCGAATATGCTCGAACTGAAAAATACAGGCTGGATGAGCAATCGCGGTCGTCAAAATGTAGCTTCCTATTTCTGCAAAATTCTGAAACAGGACTGGAGAATCGGGGCGGCGTATTTTGAGGAAATGCTGATTGATTATGATGTTCACAGCAATTACGGCAACTGGGTGTATCTCGCCGGAGTCGGAAATGACAATCGTGACCGGACTTTTAACCCTGAAAAACAGGCAGAAATGTTTGATTCCAATCAAAAATTCAGACGTTTATGGCTAAAAAAGTAA
- a CDS encoding TIGR03643 family protein: MNKNLNIQQIDRIIEMAWEDRTPFEAIQFQFGVSESEVIRLMRSELKESSFKLWRKRVNSGVSQKHLKKRSEEINRFKCSRQRVISNNKISKR, from the coding sequence ATGAATAAAAACCTCAACATACAGCAAATTGACAGAATCATCGAAATGGCGTGGGAAGACCGAACGCCGTTTGAAGCGATACAGTTTCAGTTCGGAGTCAGTGAATCGGAAGTGATTAGACTGATGCGTTCGGAACTGAAAGAATCGAGTTTTAAGCTTTGGCGAAAAAGAGTGAATTCGGGAGTGAGCCAGAAACACCTAAAAAAAAGAAGCGAAGAAATCAACCGTTTTAAATGCAGCAGACAGCGAGTTATCAGCAATAATAAAATTTCTAAAAGATAA
- a CDS encoding SDR family NAD(P)-dependent oxidoreductase — MKNIVIIGCGKGIGLETAKILSEQNRIIGISRTENPELNHPNIEFHTMDILSGNLDEISFPEVVDGLVYAPGSINLKPFNRLSVDDFKNDFEINVLGAVKIIQKLLPNLKKSESASVVLFSSVAAKLGMPFHASIAASKNAVEGLTKSLAAEFSAQKIRVNAIAPSLTDTNLASQLLATPEKREASAKRHPLQRVGTAEEIAEMTAFLVSDKSSWITGQIFGIDGGMGSVKL; from the coding sequence ATGAAAAATATAGTCATCATCGGTTGCGGAAAAGGAATTGGATTGGAAACGGCAAAAATCCTTTCAGAACAAAATAGAATTATCGGAATTTCCAGAACGGAAAATCCAGAATTGAATCATCCGAATATTGAATTTCACACAATGGATATTCTTTCGGGAAATTTAGACGAAATCAGCTTTCCGGAAGTTGTGGACGGATTGGTTTATGCACCGGGAAGTATTAATCTGAAACCTTTTAACCGACTTTCTGTGGATGATTTTAAGAATGATTTTGAAATTAATGTTTTGGGAGCGGTAAAAATCATTCAGAAACTGTTGCCGAATCTCAAAAAGTCGGAAAGTGCCTCAGTTGTGCTTTTCAGTTCGGTGGCGGCAAAACTGGGAATGCCTTTTCACGCTTCGATTGCGGCGAGCAAAAATGCGGTGGAAGGTCTTACAAAAAGCTTGGCGGCAGAATTTTCGGCTCAGAAAATCAGGGTCAATGCCATTGCGCCTTCATTAACGGACACGAATCTGGCATCACAACTTTTGGCAACCCCCGAAAAAAGAGAAGCTTCTGCGAAAAGACATCCGTTGCAAAGAGTAGGAACGGCTGAAGAAATTGCGGAAATGACGGCTTTCCTTGTTTCGGATAAATCTTCGTGGATTACCGGACAGATTTTCGGAATTGATGGTGGAATGGGAAGTGTTAAGCTTTAG
- a CDS encoding MarR family winged helix-turn-helix transcriptional regulator — MNTDFFIDLLHQVKEFENSEAYKPHSTVEDFRLWLNDKKYRKESPTKLFKNEQHQVSFTENEICKQVLLLGRYSKQLIRKGLNDFPELANEEFTYLYRLKDEPNLTKIQLIERNGHEKQTGTQIIKRLLEYGLIEEKNDNEDKRSKRLNITEKGEDYFHRSVEKVNMTSRILAGKLENKEKIELLELLKKLNDFHSHIYLEYKNEDISALTNLL; from the coding sequence ATGAATACTGATTTTTTCATTGATTTGCTTCATCAGGTCAAAGAATTTGAAAATTCCGAAGCCTATAAACCTCACTCCACAGTTGAGGATTTCCGGCTTTGGCTTAACGATAAAAAATACAGAAAAGAAAGTCCTACCAAGCTTTTTAAAAATGAACAGCATCAGGTTTCATTTACAGAGAATGAAATCTGCAAACAGGTTTTGCTTTTGGGACGGTATTCTAAACAATTGATTAGAAAAGGACTCAATGATTTCCCTGAACTCGCCAATGAAGAATTCACCTACCTTTACCGACTGAAAGATGAGCCGAATTTGACTAAAATTCAGTTGATTGAAAGGAACGGTCACGAAAAACAAACGGGTACGCAGATTATCAAACGTCTGCTTGAATATGGTTTAATTGAAGAAAAAAATGACAACGAAGATAAGAGAAGCAAACGTTTGAACATCACCGAAAAAGGCGAAGATTATTTCCACCGCTCCGTTGAAAAAGTGAATATGACTTCCAGAATTCTCGCCGGAAAACTTGAAAACAAAGAAAAAATCGAACTGCTGGAATTGCTGAAGAAACTGAATGATTTTCATTCGCATATTTATTTGGAGTATAAGAATGAGGATATTTCAGCACTAACGAATTTATTGTAA